The Vibrio tubiashii genome includes a window with the following:
- a CDS encoding curlin repeat-containing protein, whose product MNKQQKVILYFVVFSACYSKFGLANNTDFSQLNEMAQELGEFYDESAIYAELEDRILPYSNYAEVVLNNAHDSEVLINQVSLGSGTNKAKVVQTNVTRNKAAITQTGVNNLAVIEQKEGDNNYAEIKQAGNGHNSYISQYGSDNIAYLRQCKGFDCSQTDHASDISIVQNNDDNFALVVDRGNSSYGIQQDGGDSIVIFSNMNRGIYVKQ is encoded by the coding sequence GTGAATAAACAGCAAAAGGTAATACTTTATTTTGTTGTCTTTTCAGCTTGTTATTCAAAATTTGGGCTAGCCAATAATACTGATTTTTCTCAATTAAACGAGATGGCTCAGGAGCTTGGTGAATTTTATGATGAGTCGGCTATTTATGCTGAATTAGAAGACCGGATCTTACCTTATAGCAACTACGCTGAAGTTGTTTTAAATAATGCTCACGATTCGGAGGTATTGATCAATCAAGTCAGTTTAGGTAGCGGGACAAATAAAGCAAAGGTTGTCCAAACCAACGTAACTAGAAATAAAGCAGCGATTACGCAGACAGGGGTGAATAACCTCGCCGTCATTGAACAAAAAGAAGGAGATAACAATTACGCGGAAATCAAGCAGGCTGGTAACGGTCACAATAGCTATATCAGCCAATACGGCAGTGACAATATCGCCTATTTAAGGCAATGCAAAGGGTTCGATTGTTCTCAAACTGATCACGCGAGTGATATCAGCATAGTTCAAAACAATGACGATAACTTCGCACTCGTCGTAGATAGAGGAAACTCTAGCTACGGCATACAACAGGATGGGGGCGACTCCATCGTAATTTTTAGCAATATGAATCGCGGTATTTACGTTAAGCAGTAA
- the ompW gene encoding outer membrane protein OmpW codes for MKKTLLSLTVLATLASANAFAHKEGDFILRVGAATVSPNDSSGAVLDNPALKFSVNSDTQLGLTLGYMFTDNISFEVLAATPFSHNISVNGVGELAETKHLPPTFMVQYYFGESNSKFRPYLGAGINYTVFFSEELNSKAKNDVGLSDLSLKDSWGLAANVGLDYSLNEDWFLNASVWYADIDTTASYKAGGKQYSTKVEIDPWVFMIGGGYKF; via the coding sequence ATGAAAAAAACACTTTTAAGCCTAACTGTTCTAGCAACACTCGCTTCAGCAAACGCGTTTGCTCATAAAGAGGGTGACTTTATTCTTCGTGTAGGCGCAGCCACTGTTTCGCCTAACGACAGCAGTGGTGCTGTGCTAGACAACCCTGCGCTTAAATTCTCGGTTAACTCAGACACTCAGTTGGGCTTAACATTAGGCTACATGTTCACAGACAACATTAGCTTTGAAGTGTTAGCTGCAACGCCGTTCTCGCACAATATTTCTGTAAATGGTGTTGGTGAGTTGGCAGAAACTAAGCACTTACCACCAACATTTATGGTTCAATACTATTTCGGCGAGTCGAACAGTAAGTTCCGCCCTTATCTAGGTGCCGGTATTAACTACACTGTGTTCTTCAGTGAAGAACTAAATAGCAAAGCGAAAAATGATGTTGGCCTGAGCGACCTATCTCTAAAAGACTCATGGGGCTTAGCGGCTAATGTGGGCCTGGACTACTCATTAAACGAAGATTGGTTCTTAAATGCTTCAGTTTGGTATGCAGATATCGATACAACTGCTTCATATAAAGCTGGCGGCAAGCAGTACTCAACTAAAGTAGAAATCGACCCTTGGGTATTTATGATTGGCGGTGGCTACAAGTTTTAA
- a CDS encoding YoaK family protein encodes MITKLPRWVEYGAFLLALLAGTVNAIGLLGFQHQAVSHISGTVTLLGTSIEALNAQTGHLFLILFSFLFGAILSGLFIESTALKLGRRYGIALCVEGFLLLGAYWLLDNNYLAGQYLASAACGLQNAMITTFSGAIVRTTHMTGIITDLGLMIGAKLRGESFDYRKAKLFMFIFCGFLFGGIVGAKVFSIYSIAALLLPVALAFLLAITYWRFLSNRSAHR; translated from the coding sequence TTGATCACCAAACTCCCTCGCTGGGTAGAATATGGCGCTTTTCTACTCGCTTTACTCGCTGGCACCGTAAACGCAATTGGTCTACTCGGCTTCCAGCACCAAGCCGTTTCACATATATCCGGCACAGTCACTCTCTTAGGCACGTCAATCGAAGCCCTCAATGCGCAAACCGGTCATCTATTTCTAATCCTGTTTAGCTTCCTATTTGGTGCGATTCTCAGTGGGTTGTTTATAGAAAGTACAGCACTGAAGTTGGGCCGCCGATATGGTATTGCCTTGTGCGTTGAAGGCTTTTTGTTGCTTGGCGCTTATTGGCTGCTTGATAACAACTACCTTGCCGGGCAGTACTTAGCTTCTGCGGCTTGTGGATTACAAAACGCCATGATCACGACATTTAGTGGAGCTATTGTTCGCACTACGCATATGACAGGAATCATTACTGATCTTGGATTAATGATCGGGGCAAAGTTACGGGGAGAAAGCTTTGACTATCGTAAAGCCAAACTGTTTATGTTTATTTTCTGCGGATTTTTATTCGGTGGTATCGTTGGCGCCAAGGTATTTTCTATCTACTCAATAGCCGCATTGCTGCTGCCTGTAGCTTTAGCCTTCCTACTTGCGATCACCTACTGGCGCTTCTTATCAAACCGTAGCGCACACAGATAA
- a CDS encoding GGDEF domain-containing protein, whose translation MWKLTSENDPFSLLKFAKYLLLVLCVVLIIANLHFLAGTRQHAQSYSEQQNQATWFLLQLTKEFTELNTITPFAADDQNYHDKVLLKYELTWSRFDLLLTSNEADSFVALPGARAFFTSLFTQFQSLEPKLEQLQTKQQAQLLGQEFDHIYRSMIRYVNTNFRVKSPLYEHQQTAASELHQMQLASLFLLIICVALATYILHKETEYHKQQSLTDSLTGIPNRLALFTDLRRKIASDQPFHLFLLDLNGFKEVNDRFGHQAGDRVLIAFSKRLSLLDAECYRIGGDEFAIITTNIESQNVSLFAHNIHQRMQEALLVTDGTVIHVSTSVGSAHFPHDSDDLHDLMLIADSNMYREKHTSRDIDISNSVG comes from the coding sequence ATGTGGAAACTAACTAGCGAGAACGACCCTTTTTCTTTATTGAAGTTTGCAAAATACCTGCTGCTTGTGCTCTGCGTTGTATTGATCATCGCCAATCTCCATTTTCTTGCGGGTACTCGACAACATGCACAGTCGTACAGCGAGCAGCAAAACCAAGCAACATGGTTCTTATTGCAACTCACTAAAGAGTTTACTGAATTAAATACCATTACTCCTTTTGCCGCTGATGACCAAAACTATCACGATAAGGTGCTGTTAAAGTACGAGTTAACTTGGTCGCGTTTCGATTTACTCCTTACAAGCAATGAAGCAGACTCCTTTGTCGCTTTGCCAGGGGCACGGGCTTTTTTCACCAGTTTGTTTACGCAATTTCAATCTCTTGAGCCTAAACTTGAGCAACTTCAAACCAAGCAACAAGCTCAATTACTCGGTCAAGAATTTGATCATATATATCGGTCGATGATTCGTTATGTAAACACCAACTTTCGGGTTAAAAGCCCGCTCTATGAACACCAACAAACCGCAGCAAGCGAGTTACACCAGATGCAACTCGCCTCGCTATTTTTATTGATAATCTGTGTTGCTCTTGCCACCTATATACTGCACAAGGAAACGGAGTATCATAAACAGCAATCTTTAACTGACTCACTAACCGGCATTCCCAACCGACTCGCGCTGTTTACGGATCTAAGGCGAAAAATCGCGTCGGATCAACCGTTTCACTTGTTCTTGCTTGACCTCAATGGGTTCAAAGAGGTCAATGATCGGTTTGGTCATCAGGCTGGAGACCGAGTACTTATCGCCTTTTCTAAGCGACTCAGCCTGTTAGATGCCGAATGCTATCGTATTGGCGGCGATGAGTTCGCCATCATCACAACTAATATCGAGTCACAAAACGTTTCGCTGTTTGCCCATAATATTCACCAACGAATGCAAGAAGCCCTACTCGTCACTGACGGTACAGTGATTCATGTCAGCACGAGTGTAGGCAGTGCTCATTTCCCTCATGATTCAGACGACCTTCATGATTTGATGCTTATCGCTGATAGCAATATGTACCGCGAAAAACACACTTCTCGCGATATCGATATCTCAAACTCTGTGGGTTAA
- a CDS encoding GFA family protein, whose protein sequence is MEHQKKVRIADCSCGQVSLVCRGEPSRTSVCHCFECQKRTGSVFGVQARFEKQQVSFSGELIEYTRISDSGNEVTYSFCPKCSTTMLLRLQAAPDAIVVPVGVFNEHDLPSPSFSVYEERKHGWVKFDCQMEHYD, encoded by the coding sequence ATGGAACATCAGAAGAAAGTTCGAATCGCAGATTGTAGCTGCGGCCAAGTTAGCTTAGTTTGTCGAGGAGAACCCTCTCGTACTTCAGTTTGTCACTGCTTTGAGTGTCAAAAAAGAACGGGCAGTGTCTTTGGCGTACAAGCGCGATTCGAAAAACAGCAAGTTTCTTTTAGCGGCGAGTTGATTGAGTACACCAGGATAAGTGATTCTGGCAATGAAGTGACCTATTCGTTTTGCCCTAAATGCAGCACAACGATGTTGCTCCGACTGCAAGCGGCACCTGATGCTATTGTTGTGCCCGTAGGCGTATTTAACGAACATGACTTACCCTCACCAAGCTTTTCAGTTTATGAAGAGAGGAAACATGGTTGGGTCAAATTTGATTGCCAAATGGAGCACTACGATTAG
- a CDS encoding curli assembly protein CsgF, giving the protein MKGKFSVWAMCCFAIGAHATELVYTPVNPSFGGNALNSAHLFGVANAINDYKAPDDGSSIEGESSLERLANSLQSRLISQLLADVGNGNTGQLETDEFFLNIVDNNGALIVQIVDKVSGESTEIKVAGLKPDQ; this is encoded by the coding sequence ATGAAAGGCAAATTCTCAGTCTGGGCAATGTGTTGCTTTGCAATCGGTGCGCATGCTACCGAGCTTGTTTATACACCGGTAAACCCAAGCTTTGGTGGTAATGCACTTAACAGCGCTCATTTGTTCGGCGTCGCTAATGCAATTAATGATTACAAGGCACCCGATGATGGCTCTTCCATTGAGGGGGAATCGTCCCTAGAAAGATTGGCGAATAGTTTGCAATCACGCTTAATTAGTCAGTTGCTTGCTGATGTGGGTAATGGCAACACAGGTCAGTTGGAAACGGATGAGTTTTTCCTGAACATTGTTGATAACAATGGTGCCTTGATTGTTCAAATCGTCGATAAGGTCTCGGGTGAATCGACAGAAATTAAAGTGGCTGGCCTTAAACCGGATCAATAG
- the pstB gene encoding phosphate ABC transporter ATP-binding protein PstB, whose amino-acid sequence MNKFDIENLDLFYGENQALKSINLPVPERQVTALIGPSGCGKSTLLRCLNRMNDLIEGVKITGRLEMDGDDIYGNIDVADLRIKVGMVFQKPNPFPMSIYENVAYGLRAQGIKDKKHIDQVVEQSLRGAALWDEVKDRLKSHAFGLSGGQQQRLCIARTIAMEPDVILMDEPTSALDPIATHKIEELMEELKKNYTIVIVTHSMQQARRISDRTAFFLMGELVEHNDTQVIFSDPQDDRTRGYVNGDFG is encoded by the coding sequence ATGAACAAATTTGATATTGAAAATCTAGATCTATTTTACGGCGAAAACCAAGCACTGAAATCAATCAACCTTCCAGTACCAGAGCGTCAAGTTACGGCACTGATTGGTCCATCTGGCTGTGGTAAGTCAACACTATTGCGTTGCCTGAACCGCATGAACGACCTGATTGAAGGTGTAAAAATAACCGGTCGATTAGAGATGGATGGCGATGACATCTATGGCAACATTGATGTCGCAGATCTGCGTATCAAAGTAGGTATGGTGTTCCAAAAGCCAAACCCATTCCCGATGAGCATCTACGAGAACGTAGCATATGGTCTTCGAGCTCAAGGCATTAAAGACAAAAAGCACATCGACCAAGTTGTAGAGCAATCTCTACGTGGTGCTGCGCTTTGGGATGAAGTGAAAGACCGTTTGAAATCTCACGCATTCGGTTTGTCGGGTGGTCAGCAGCAGCGCTTATGTATCGCGCGCACCATTGCGATGGAGCCTGATGTCATCTTGATGGATGAACCAACGTCAGCACTTGACCCAATCGCAACTCATAAGATCGAAGAGTTAATGGAAGAGCTGAAAAAGAACTATACGATCGTTATCGTGACGCACTCCATGCAGCAAGCACGCCGTATTTCTGACCGTACTGCTTTCTTCCTAATGGGAGAGTTGGTAGAACACAATGATACTCAAGTGATTTTTAGCGATCCTCAAGACGACCGAACTCGTGGTTATGTAAACGGTGACTTTGGTTGA
- a CDS encoding molybdopterin-dependent oxidoreductase, which translates to MRWTLVFVSLLLSFQATSSQLVVRVGEEQVVHLSHTDVTTKLSASSFTTKLPWYANTNKYTGFKVSELLNYLSIDDAFSVSFIALNDYAASSQIEDILKYQPIVAYKMNDKNMKVRNKGPYWLVFNLDENPEIDNAVFHSQMVWQIDEIMVHRKQDVETN; encoded by the coding sequence ATGAGGTGGACACTAGTATTCGTATCACTTTTACTCAGTTTTCAAGCTACCTCTTCACAATTGGTAGTTCGAGTCGGCGAAGAGCAAGTCGTTCATCTATCACATACTGACGTTACAACTAAACTCTCTGCAAGCTCATTTACCACCAAGCTTCCTTGGTATGCCAATACGAATAAGTACACCGGGTTTAAAGTATCTGAACTATTGAACTACCTCTCAATAGACGATGCATTCTCTGTCTCTTTTATCGCCCTCAACGATTATGCAGCAAGCTCCCAAATTGAGGACATTCTGAAATATCAACCCATTGTTGCCTATAAAATGAATGACAAAAATATGAAGGTTCGAAATAAAGGCCCGTATTGGTTGGTCTTTAACTTAGATGAGAACCCAGAGATCGATAACGCCGTTTTTCATTCACAGATGGTATGGCAAATCGACGAGATAATGGTACATAGAAAACAAGATGTGGAAACTAACTAG
- a CDS encoding YjiH family protein: MQNSAQSTEQPKTKGNFWMFFIPSLIGLFLFMAPISYEGDITIPVAVLAKSIQAIFGDHLVGMVTAIIAFMAIASALCRIKTPTFIANSEFLNGLFNPSPLWLAVRLIGGAAVVMTFFQVGPNAVWEENTGGLVLEGLLPTLFSVFIFAGLLLPLLLNFGLLELFGTLLSKIMRPVFNLPGRSAIDCMASWLGDGSVGILLTSKQYENKFYTQREAAVVGTTFSAVSITFSLVVIAQVELEHLFLPFYGAICLAGLVAAIIIPRLPPLSFKKNTFIDGSEPAKDADAIPQGHTAFSWGLDLALKKAAQVKSVKGVFGEGVRNAVDMVFGVLPVVMGLGTIALVIAEYTSIFSILGQPFIPFLELLGVPEAAAASETIVVGFADMFIPAILAASIDNEMTRFVIAAMSVTQLIYMSEVGALLLGSRIPVNIFELFAIFILRTLITLPVIAGVAHLIF; the protein is encoded by the coding sequence ATGCAAAATAGCGCTCAATCAACAGAACAACCAAAAACTAAAGGCAACTTTTGGATGTTCTTTATCCCTTCTTTGATCGGTTTGTTCCTTTTTATGGCTCCGATCAGCTACGAAGGTGATATTACTATCCCTGTCGCAGTACTAGCGAAATCTATCCAAGCGATTTTTGGCGACCACCTAGTAGGCATGGTGACAGCGATCATCGCCTTTATGGCCATTGCGTCTGCCTTATGTCGTATCAAAACGCCGACTTTTATTGCTAATAGCGAATTCTTAAACGGATTGTTCAATCCAAGCCCACTGTGGTTAGCGGTACGATTGATTGGTGGTGCAGCCGTTGTTATGACTTTCTTCCAAGTCGGTCCGAATGCGGTATGGGAAGAAAATACCGGTGGTTTAGTGCTAGAAGGACTGCTACCGACGTTATTCTCTGTATTCATCTTCGCGGGTTTGTTGCTGCCACTTCTACTGAACTTTGGTCTACTGGAACTGTTTGGTACTTTGCTGAGTAAAATCATGCGTCCAGTGTTCAACTTACCAGGACGCAGCGCCATTGACTGTATGGCTTCATGGTTAGGTGATGGTTCTGTCGGTATCCTTCTGACAAGTAAGCAGTACGAAAACAAATTCTATACCCAGCGTGAAGCGGCCGTCGTTGGTACTACCTTCTCTGCGGTATCGATTACTTTCAGCCTTGTTGTAATCGCGCAAGTTGAGTTGGAGCATCTGTTCCTGCCGTTCTATGGTGCGATTTGTTTGGCTGGCTTGGTTGCGGCGATCATCATTCCACGCCTTCCTCCATTGAGCTTTAAGAAGAACACATTTATTGATGGTTCTGAGCCTGCTAAAGATGCCGATGCGATTCCTCAAGGCCATACCGCTTTCTCTTGGGGTCTGGATCTAGCACTGAAAAAAGCCGCTCAGGTGAAATCGGTTAAAGGTGTATTTGGCGAAGGTGTACGTAACGCCGTCGACATGGTGTTTGGCGTGCTCCCAGTAGTGATGGGATTAGGTACGATTGCGCTTGTGATTGCAGAATACACGTCTATTTTCAGCATTCTCGGCCAGCCTTTCATCCCATTCCTTGAACTGCTTGGCGTGCCTGAAGCGGCGGCGGCATCTGAAACCATCGTGGTTGGCTTTGCGGATATGTTTATTCCAGCCATTTTAGCGGCGTCAATTGATAACGAAATGACCCGCTTTGTGATTGCAGCTATGTCGGTAACCCAGCTTATCTACATGTCTGAGGTTGGTGCTCTGCTTCTAGGTAGCCGCATCCCAGTCAATATCTTTGAGCTGTTCGCAATATTTATCTTGCGTACCTTAATTACCCTGCCAGTGATTGCGGGCGTTGCGCATCTCATATTCTAA
- a CDS encoding isoamylase early set domain-containing protein, which translates to MINKRFFKTKNEVEVTFELAAEEVGQSVAIVADFLDWQPTEMKKVAKSKSYKFKTRLPKDSQFEFRYLVDKEKWINDPNADQYRPNGFGEDNGLVSTYQ; encoded by the coding sequence ATGATCAATAAACGTTTTTTCAAAACGAAAAATGAAGTTGAAGTTACCTTTGAGCTTGCAGCGGAAGAAGTAGGTCAATCTGTCGCTATCGTTGCTGATTTTTTGGATTGGCAGCCAACGGAAATGAAAAAAGTGGCAAAATCGAAGTCATACAAGTTTAAGACTCGTTTGCCAAAAGACAGTCAGTTCGAATTTAGGTATTTGGTAGATAAAGAAAAATGGATCAATGATCCAAACGCAGACCAATATCGACCGAATGGGTTTGGTGAAGATAACGGCCTAGTGTCGACTTATCAGTAA
- a CDS encoding peptidoglycan DD-metalloendopeptidase family protein, whose protein sequence is MMVVSLPLLAAVAISSAPKHDKYHRTIDLSLPESSLVSDFLLDNEVVRDVPDYEYVIQSGDNLSTIFDQLGFGYSELMKIMETDLNFLALDTLKPGNTLRFWRNEETGNLSKMELEFSLVERAVYSRLDDGSYEFADVKIPGVWKSFPMVGEINGSFSQSVNALGLGKSEIEQVVSLLKDKINFARDLRSGDKFEVVQSRQFVGEQLTGNRELQAIKIYNRGRVLSAYLHSDGQYYDYNGDSLQRAFQRKPVNGRYRLSSNFNPTRKHPVTGRVSPHNGTDWATPTGTPIVSTGDGVVIMTRKHPYAGNYVVIQHGSRYKTRYLHLSKILVRKGQKISRGQRIGLSGATGRVTGPHIHYELIDRGRPVNAMKANIPMASSVPKKQMASFQSHRDEMDKMLKQREIELAKQPNSASTS, encoded by the coding sequence ATGATGGTGGTGAGTTTACCTCTCTTAGCTGCAGTCGCGATATCTAGCGCACCTAAGCATGATAAGTACCATCGCACTATTGATCTTTCTCTCCCTGAATCTTCTCTTGTATCCGATTTCTTACTCGACAATGAAGTTGTACGTGACGTCCCTGACTACGAATACGTAATCCAATCTGGCGATAACCTAAGCACCATCTTTGATCAGTTAGGTTTTGGTTATAGCGAGCTCATGAAGATCATGGAAACCGATCTTAACTTCCTTGCTTTAGATACTCTTAAACCTGGAAACACATTGAGGTTCTGGCGTAACGAAGAGACGGGCAATTTGAGCAAAATGGAGCTTGAATTTAGCTTAGTTGAACGCGCGGTCTATAGCCGACTCGATGACGGTAGCTATGAGTTTGCCGATGTTAAAATCCCCGGGGTGTGGAAATCCTTCCCTATGGTTGGGGAAATTAATGGCAGCTTCTCCCAGTCAGTTAATGCACTTGGCTTAGGAAAGAGTGAAATCGAACAAGTTGTCAGCTTATTAAAAGATAAGATCAATTTTGCCCGAGATTTGCGTTCGGGCGATAAGTTTGAAGTGGTTCAGTCACGCCAGTTTGTTGGAGAGCAGCTTACCGGTAATCGAGAGCTTCAGGCGATTAAAATCTATAATCGTGGACGAGTTCTTTCCGCTTATCTCCATAGTGATGGTCAGTATTACGATTACAATGGTGATAGCTTACAACGGGCTTTCCAACGTAAACCGGTTAATGGTCGATACCGTCTAAGCTCCAACTTTAATCCAACTCGTAAGCACCCGGTAACTGGGCGCGTTTCACCACACAATGGTACAGACTGGGCAACTCCAACTGGCACGCCGATTGTCTCTACGGGTGATGGGGTAGTGATCATGACGCGTAAACACCCTTACGCTGGTAACTACGTAGTGATCCAACATGGAAGTCGCTACAAAACGCGTTACCTTCACTTGAGTAAGATTTTGGTACGTAAAGGTCAGAAGATTTCTCGCGGACAGCGCATTGGTTTATCAGGTGCAACCGGGCGTGTCACTGGCCCTCATATTCACTATGAGTTGATTGACCGTGGCAGACCTGTCAATGCAATGAAAGCCAATATCCCAATGGCAAGTTCAGTGCCGAAGAAGCAGATGGCATCATTCCAGTCTCATCGAGATGAAATGGATAAGATGCTTAAGCAAAGGGAAATCGAACTCGCTAAGCAACCAAATAGTGCGAGTACCAGTTAA
- a CDS encoding CsgG/HfaB family protein has protein sequence MKTLILLLGSLSLFGCSYSMDMPDANEAPTLMPRGSSYQDLVSLPLPKGKILVSVYDFRDQTGQYKPQPNSNFSTAVPQGGTALLTASLLDSKWFVPLEREGLQNLLTERKIIRAAQKKGQGAANHGDDLSALSSANVMIEGGIVAYDSNIKTGGAGARYLGIGGSGQYRTDQVTVNLRAVNVRTGQILLSVTTSKTIYSHELTAGSFRFVDYKDLLEIELGYTNNEPVNVAVMSAIDAAVIHMIVGGIGRGLWQPQSDKDVKHEILQKYARQTHQVL, from the coding sequence ATGAAAACACTAATACTTCTTTTAGGGTCTCTTTCGTTGTTCGGTTGTAGTTACTCGATGGATATGCCTGATGCAAATGAGGCTCCGACACTGATGCCACGTGGTTCTTCATACCAAGACTTGGTAAGCTTGCCTCTGCCTAAGGGAAAAATCTTGGTGTCGGTGTATGACTTCCGAGACCAAACAGGGCAGTACAAGCCACAGCCTAACAGTAATTTCTCTACCGCTGTCCCTCAAGGCGGAACGGCTTTGCTCACTGCTTCTTTACTTGATTCAAAATGGTTTGTTCCCCTAGAAAGAGAGGGGTTACAAAATCTACTTACAGAGCGGAAAATCATTCGTGCTGCGCAAAAGAAAGGGCAAGGCGCGGCCAATCATGGTGATGATTTATCGGCCTTGAGTTCGGCCAATGTGATGATTGAAGGCGGGATAGTTGCTTACGATTCCAATATCAAAACTGGTGGTGCTGGTGCGCGTTATCTTGGGATTGGAGGCTCGGGGCAATATAGAACGGATCAAGTTACCGTTAATCTGAGGGCGGTTAACGTGAGAACTGGTCAAATCCTGCTTAGCGTGACAACAAGTAAAACCATCTACTCTCATGAGCTAACCGCTGGATCGTTTCGATTTGTCGACTACAAAGATCTGTTAGAAATCGAGTTAGGTTATACCAATAATGAACCTGTTAATGTCGCCGTCATGTCAGCAATTGATGCGGCAGTTATCCATATGATTGTTGGTGGAATTGGGCGAGGTTTATGGCAACCGCAAAGCGACAAAGATGTTAAGCATGAGATATTGCAAAAATACGCGAGACAAACTCATCAAGTTCTTTAA
- a CDS encoding curlin: protein MKKLAITISAILASGAVYAGNEATTQLQYAYGDDVQITQNTTHANPSLGNDAFVYMTSTYKNDTVILQTGDQNTATVDATHAQRSDFDITQTGDKNKAKIKTQGVYNRYNDLDIVQTGDNNDSKIFVTSGDYNDADVSVQGNGNMTVASFNGASADRNHIQTRIVNGDNNKVNSAVNNGYRNDAHVTVSNSDSNTINTTQNGDFSRAYVNVRGGSDLNEVDVTQDNRNYASVSVYWGSDGNDIDINQDDRNQARVYVSGYSNDNDVDIDQDYNNRARVYANAYSSDNEVDIDQTSHSSNALVSLTYSSNNDVTVWQNAHDSASVTGFASNHNTVNIIQN, encoded by the coding sequence ATGAAAAAGTTAGCGATTACTATCTCGGCTATTCTAGCATCTGGTGCAGTATACGCGGGTAACGAAGCAACCACTCAACTTCAATATGCGTATGGCGATGATGTCCAGATCACCCAAAACACTACCCATGCAAACCCGTCACTTGGTAATGACGCTTTTGTTTATATGACATCAACCTACAAGAATGACACGGTTATTCTACAAACAGGCGATCAAAACACAGCGACGGTCGACGCAACTCACGCTCAGCGTTCTGACTTTGACATCACTCAAACAGGTGACAAAAACAAAGCTAAAATCAAAACTCAGGGCGTCTATAACCGCTATAACGATCTCGACATCGTTCAAACAGGCGATAACAATGACTCGAAGATCTTCGTGACATCGGGTGATTACAACGATGCTGACGTGAGTGTTCAAGGTAACGGCAATATGACAGTCGCCAGTTTCAATGGTGCTAGTGCTGACAGAAACCATATCCAAACGCGCATTGTGAATGGTGACAATAACAAAGTGAATAGTGCGGTGAACAATGGATACCGAAATGACGCACATGTCACCGTTTCAAACAGTGACTCTAACACTATTAACACCACTCAAAATGGCGATTTCAGCCGAGCGTATGTCAATGTAAGAGGTGGTTCAGATCTCAATGAGGTTGATGTGACTCAAGATAACCGAAATTACGCCAGTGTTAGCGTCTACTGGGGTAGCGATGGTAATGATATTGATATCAACCAAGATGATCGTAACCAAGCACGTGTCTATGTAAGTGGATACAGCAATGATAACGATGTTGATATTGATCAAGACTACAATAACCGAGCGCGCGTCTACGCAAATGCTTACAGCAGCGATAATGAAGTTGATATCGACCAAACCTCTCATAGCTCTAATGCGTTGGTGAGCCTAACCTACTCTAGCAATAACGATGTTACGGTTTGGCAAAATGCCCATGACTCTGCAAGCGTGACGGGGTTCGCCTCAAATCATAACACTGTAAACATCATTCAGAACTAA
- a CDS encoding curli production assembly/transport protein CsgE has translation MKLAYNMVCYLLIATSFTSFANVDNEIKSSTPANDENLLIENEVNGLIIDRTMTRLGDDFYFYFSQLVNERHGSLKENLTVKERPTALSGSIISIFHRGKIIYRTALSPGRKHAEDKAREALNILTSYLIRWKSQLAYQDTFDLERDEF, from the coding sequence ATGAAATTGGCATATAACATGGTGTGTTATTTATTAATAGCCACTTCTTTTACCTCTTTTGCTAATGTTGATAATGAGATTAAAAGTTCGACTCCCGCCAATGATGAAAATTTATTAATAGAAAATGAAGTTAATGGATTGATAATTGATAGAACAATGACACGCCTTGGTGATGATTTTTATTTCTATTTCAGTCAATTAGTTAATGAGCGTCACGGTTCACTAAAAGAGAACCTAACCGTTAAAGAGCGTCCAACGGCTCTCTCGGGCAGCATTATTAGTATTTTTCACCGAGGAAAAATTATTTATAGAACAGCACTTTCTCCAGGAAGAAAGCATGCTGAAGACAAAGCTAGAGAAGCATTGAATATATTAACGTCGTATTTGATTCGATGGAAATCTCAATTGGCTTATCAGGATACGTTTGATCTAGAACGTGATGAGTTTTAG